A stretch of DNA from Halorubrum sp. BOL3-1:
GCGGGCCGCCGGCGACAGCGCGGTCTGCCGGACGGCACTCCGGGCCGCGTGGAGCGTCGTGAGCGCGACGAGCGCCGCGAGCAGCAGTCCGCTGTCGACGCTCGTGCCCTTTCCGGTGAGAACCGCGAACGTCGCGCCGCCGACCAGCCCGGTCGCCAGCACGACGAGCGCGCCGACGGCGCTCGTTTTCCCCGATTCCTCCTCGGTCGGCACCGCGTGTTCGACCGCCTCGCCCGCGCTCAGGAAGTGGTACGCCTTGTAGAAGCCGTGGACGATCAGGTGCGTGGTCGCGGCCCCGAAGAAGCCGAGGCCCGCCTGCATGATCATGAATCCCATCTGTCCGACCGTCGAGCAGCCCAGCTCGCCTTTGACGTCCGGTTGGACCGTCTTGAGCAGCTTCCCCAGCAGGGCGCTCGCCGCCCCCACGGCCACGATACCGAGCATGAGCGTGGCGTCGACGGTCACGACCGGAGCGAAGCGAGCCAACAGGACGCCGCCCGCGTTGACGAACCCGGCGTGCATCAGCGCCGAGGCGGGCGTCGGCGCGGTCATTGAGGAGAGCAGCCAGCCGTGGAACGGGACGAGCGCCGACTGGATCATCGCCGCGAGGACGAGTGCGGTCGCGGCGACGAACCACGCCGGTCCGCCGAGACCGTCGGCGCTCGCGGCGATTCCGGAGACCGTCGTCGCGCCCGTCGCCCACCACAGCGCCGTCACGGCGACGCCGAGGAGCGCGCTGCTCGCGAGGAAGTACCTCCGGGCGACGCCCGCGGCGGCCCGCGCCTGCCGCCAGCCGTCGACGGTCCCGATGAGCCTCGCCATCAGCAGTCCCATCGCCACCCAGCACAGCCAGAACAGCGCGACGTGGTCGGCCGCGACGAGCGCCATCACGGCGAGCGTGAACGAGAAGACGCCGACGAAAAAGTCAGTCTCGTGGGCGCTCCCGGCCATGTAGCGGCGCGAGTAGCTGTGAACGATCCCGCTAAAGAAGGTGACCACCACCCACAGCA
This window harbors:
- a CDS encoding proton-conducting transporter membrane subunit, producing MSGHTSKPTVGALRETDESSSVPVVLTWLAWSLFAASVAALVVRVRLDGAWEIPGAVAVDGLTALLWVVVTFFSGIVHSYSRRYMAGSAHETDFFVGVFSFTLAVMALVAADHVALFWLCWVAMGLLMARLIGTVDGWRQARAAAGVARRYFLASSALLGVAVTALWWATGATTVSGIAASADGLGGPAWFVAATALVLAAMIQSALVPFHGWLLSSMTAPTPASALMHAGFVNAGGVLLARFAPVVTVDATLMLGIVAVGAASALLGKLLKTVQPDVKGELGCSTVGQMGFMIMQAGLGFFGAATTHLIVHGFYKAYHFLSAGEAVEHAVPTEEESGKTSAVGALVVLATGLVGGATFAVLTGKGTSVDSGLLLAALVALTTLHAARSAVRQTALSPAARYGAIPLVFLPAIAGYALVYEAVSSVLAGLPMVSASTELTALHALVAVAFLAAYVAIETGVHERSERLYVALLNAGQPAPETMLTATEEYNEH